A part of Curtobacterium sp. MCLR17_036 genomic DNA contains:
- a CDS encoding PLDc N-terminal domain-containing protein, with protein MVRLWLIVAVAAVAFTVYAAIDCATMPRERIRSLRRGIWILLVIVLPVLGGLLWFLLGRAPATEPGTGRRYRGPEDDPDFLGGTPAPGSTLTDKDQDDATLRDLEDQFHDRDDDGRADR; from the coding sequence ATGGTCCGACTGTGGTTGATCGTCGCCGTGGCAGCCGTCGCGTTCACGGTGTACGCAGCCATCGACTGCGCCACCATGCCCCGTGAGCGCATCCGCTCCCTGCGGCGCGGCATCTGGATCCTCCTCGTGATCGTCCTCCCCGTGCTCGGCGGGCTGCTCTGGTTCCTGCTCGGCCGCGCACCAGCGACCGAACCCGGCACCGGACGCCGGTACCGTGGACCGGAAGACGACCCGGACTTCCTCGGCGGCACGCCCGCGCCGGGTTCCACCCTCACGGACAAGGACCAGGACGACGCCACCCTCCGAGACCTCGAAGACCAGTTCCACGACCGGGACGACGACGGCCGCGCCGATCGCTGA
- a CDS encoding histidine phosphatase family protein — protein MPATRIHLVRHGEVHNPDRVLYGRLPGFGLSDLGGQMALASATAWHDAGVDVRRIVASPLQRTQESAAPWAAAYGLEVTLDERLIEPTNRYEGQPPGFTKRSLGRPAEWPWIANPLRPSWGEAYESIANRMLAAVDTAWRSVDEGDVVLVSHQLPIWMVHRKLAGESLWHDPRKRRCDLSSITTVERVPATSTGRFTEVGYADPAQDLRARAIDEGAV, from the coding sequence ATGCCCGCCACCCGAATCCACCTCGTCCGGCACGGTGAGGTGCACAACCCGGACCGCGTCCTCTACGGCCGGCTCCCCGGCTTCGGTCTGAGCGATCTCGGCGGGCAGATGGCCCTGGCATCGGCGACGGCGTGGCACGACGCGGGCGTCGACGTCCGGCGCATCGTCGCCTCGCCGCTCCAGCGCACGCAGGAGTCCGCGGCGCCGTGGGCCGCGGCCTACGGCCTCGAGGTCACGCTCGACGAGCGCCTCATCGAGCCGACGAACCGCTACGAGGGGCAGCCCCCGGGGTTCACGAAGCGGTCGCTCGGCCGCCCGGCGGAGTGGCCCTGGATAGCCAACCCGCTGCGGCCGAGCTGGGGCGAGGCCTACGAGTCGATCGCGAACCGCATGCTCGCCGCCGTGGACACGGCCTGGCGGAGCGTCGACGAGGGCGACGTCGTGCTCGTCAGCCACCAGCTGCCCATCTGGATGGTCCACCGGAAGCTCGCGGGGGAGTCGCTCTGGCACGACCCGCGCAAGCGCCGCTGCGACCTGTCGAGCATCACCACCGTCGAACGTGTGCCCGCCACGTCGACCGGTCGGTTCACCGAGGTCGGGTACGCGGACCCCGCGCAGGACCTCCGCGCGCGGGCCATCGACGAGGGAGCAGTGTGA
- a CDS encoding 1,4-dihydroxy-2-naphthoyl-CoA synthase → MAAPVSDLFDPAVWAEAPIAEHFTDITYHKHVSKGIVRVAFDRPEVRNAFRPRTVDELYRALDDARQDPRVGVVLLTGNGPSPKDGGWAFCSGGDQRIRGRSGYQYVGDEGAPPEGVDPAAAQASMGRLHILEVQRLIRMMPKVVIAVVPGWAAGGGHSLHAICDLTIASAEHGRFKQTDADVGSFDGGYGSAYYAKQIGQKLAREVFFLAEEYSAQRAYEMGAVNKVVPHEDLEREAVRWGETILGKSPTAIRMLKYAFNAVDDGMVGQQVFAGEATRLAYGTDEAVEGRDSFLEKRAPEWTAFPWHY, encoded by the coding sequence ATGGCTGCCCCCGTCTCCGACCTGTTCGATCCCGCCGTCTGGGCCGAGGCCCCGATCGCCGAGCACTTCACGGACATCACGTACCACAAGCACGTCTCGAAGGGCATCGTCCGCGTCGCGTTCGACCGCCCCGAGGTGCGCAACGCGTTCCGCCCGCGCACGGTCGACGAGCTGTACCGGGCACTCGACGACGCCCGCCAGGATCCCCGCGTCGGCGTCGTCCTGCTCACCGGCAACGGCCCGAGCCCGAAGGACGGTGGCTGGGCGTTCTGCTCCGGCGGCGACCAGCGCATCCGTGGGCGGAGCGGGTACCAGTACGTCGGCGACGAGGGCGCGCCGCCGGAGGGCGTCGACCCCGCCGCGGCACAGGCGTCGATGGGCCGGCTGCACATCCTCGAGGTGCAGCGCCTCATCCGGATGATGCCGAAGGTCGTCATCGCCGTCGTCCCCGGCTGGGCCGCCGGCGGCGGGCACTCGCTGCACGCGATCTGCGACCTGACCATCGCCAGCGCCGAGCACGGCAGGTTCAAGCAGACCGACGCCGACGTCGGCTCGTTCGACGGTGGGTACGGCAGCGCGTACTACGCGAAGCAGATCGGGCAGAAGCTCGCGCGCGAGGTCTTCTTCCTCGCCGAGGAGTACTCGGCGCAGCGCGCGTACGAGATGGGCGCGGTGAACAAGGTCGTGCCGCACGAGGACCTCGAGCGCGAGGCCGTCCGCTGGGGCGAGACCATCCTCGGCAAGTCGCCGACGGCGATCCGGATGCTCAAGTACGCCTTCAACGCGGTCGACGACGGCATGGTCGGCCAGCAGGTCTTCGCCGGCGAGGCGACCCGCCTGGCCTACGGCACCGACGAGGCCGTCGAGGGACGCGACTCCTTCCTCGAGAAGCGCGCGCCCGAGTGGACCGCCTTCCCCTGGCACTACTGA
- a CDS encoding DUF4229 domain-containing protein, whose translation MKAWLLYTLARLGIFAAALVLLLVLTPMKWYWATIVAALVGLLVSYIALARLRTQVATSLANRRTAPAADADSDFEDGVVDASDQRYATEVRPVSDADRHAARKDDGAR comes from the coding sequence GTGAAAGCGTGGCTCCTGTACACCCTCGCCCGGCTCGGCATCTTCGCGGCAGCCCTGGTGCTGCTCCTCGTGCTGACCCCGATGAAGTGGTACTGGGCGACGATCGTCGCCGCGCTCGTCGGGCTGCTCGTCTCCTACATCGCGCTGGCGCGGCTCCGCACGCAGGTCGCGACGAGCCTGGCGAACCGCCGCACCGCGCCGGCCGCCGACGCGGACTCCGACTTCGAGGACGGCGTCGTCGACGCCTCGGACCAGCGGTACGCGACCGAGGTGCGTCCGGTGTCCGACGCCGACCGCCACGCGGCCCGGAAGGACGACGGCGCCCGCTGA
- a CDS encoding AMP-binding protein, whose product MPRPLVALGTSDPLVVLRGLEAALAGGPALLPVAPDAPALPTRPPADVRQGVALVVETSGSTGTGKRVALSSEALLAGAAAADAELGGPGGWVLALPTHYIAGLNVLTRSITAGTEPAVVPPGHFDAAAFADAADRLVTGPAAPRRYTSLVPVQLARVLDDERATAALAGFDAVLVGGQATPAALRERALGAGVRVVTTYGASETSGGCVYDGTPLGTVRTALDDGELLLSGPMLAEGYLDDDRRTAAAFVERDNARWYRTGDAATLDDGRVRVLGRLDDVVVSGGEKVQLGAVERLVRDLPGQDAAVVTRRASGEWGEVPVVVTERPLDLDTVREHVGSVLGRAARPTAVVLVERMPMLPTGKPDRRAVQALASG is encoded by the coding sequence ATGCCCCGTCCGCTGGTCGCGCTCGGCACGTCGGATCCGTTGGTCGTGCTCCGCGGCCTGGAGGCTGCCCTCGCCGGCGGCCCCGCACTGCTCCCCGTCGCCCCGGACGCGCCGGCGCTGCCGACCCGGCCACCGGCCGACGTCCGACAGGGGGTCGCCCTGGTCGTCGAGACGAGCGGGTCCACCGGCACCGGCAAGCGCGTGGCGCTCTCGTCCGAGGCCCTGCTCGCCGGTGCGGCGGCAGCGGACGCCGAACTGGGCGGCCCCGGCGGCTGGGTGCTCGCGCTGCCGACCCACTACATCGCCGGTCTCAACGTGCTGACCCGGTCGATCACCGCCGGGACCGAACCGGCGGTCGTCCCGCCGGGACACTTCGACGCGGCGGCGTTCGCGGACGCCGCCGACCGGCTCGTCACCGGGCCGGCGGCTCCGCGCCGGTACACCTCGCTGGTGCCGGTCCAGCTCGCGCGGGTGCTCGACGACGAGCGTGCGACGGCGGCCCTCGCCGGCTTCGACGCGGTGCTCGTGGGTGGGCAGGCCACGCCGGCGGCGCTCCGGGAACGGGCGCTCGGGGCCGGGGTCCGCGTCGTCACCACGTACGGGGCGAGCGAGACGAGCGGGGGCTGCGTGTACGACGGCACGCCGCTCGGCACCGTGCGGACCGCACTCGACGACGGCGAGCTGCTGCTGTCCGGTCCGATGCTGGCCGAGGGGTACCTCGACGACGACCGCCGGACGGCCGCGGCCTTCGTCGAACGCGACAACGCCCGCTGGTACCGGACGGGCGACGCCGCGACGCTCGACGACGGCCGGGTCCGGGTCCTCGGTCGGCTCGACGACGTCGTCGTCTCCGGCGGCGAGAAGGTCCAGCTCGGGGCGGTGGAACGGCTCGTGCGGGACCTGCCCGGGCAGGACGCCGCGGTCGTCACGCGGCGGGCGTCGGGGGAGTGGGGCGAGGTCCCGGTCGTCGTGACGGAGCGGCCGCTCGACCTCGACACCGTGCGCGAGCACGTCGGCTCCGTCCTCGGCCGCGCTGCGCGACCGACCGCCGTCGTCCTGGTGGAGCGGATGCCGATGCTCCCGACCGGCAAGCCCGACCGCCGCGCGGTCCAGGCCCTCGCGTCCGGCTGA
- a CDS encoding TlpA disulfide reductase family protein encodes MTGTTSENGSSVRRTRGRLATIAGVAAVAAALVLTGCSSGNDSLSKQYGSGTTQNYISGNGAVTEVAADERAAPVEFSAEDTDGDAVSAADLRGKVVVLNFWYAGCPPCRAEAKYLNEVHDDYADSDDVAFIGVNVRDEAGTAAAFERTFGVEYPTVLDARTGTVQLAMSGQVAPNAVPATIVLDTKGRVAARVLGAVDGTSILKTLVSDELDAGKAS; translated from the coding sequence GTGACCGGCACCACCAGCGAGAACGGCAGCAGCGTGCGGCGGACCCGTGGGCGCCTCGCGACGATCGCGGGGGTGGCCGCCGTGGCCGCGGCCCTCGTCCTGACCGGGTGCTCGTCGGGCAACGACTCCCTGTCGAAGCAGTACGGCAGCGGCACCACCCAGAACTACATCTCCGGCAACGGCGCGGTCACCGAGGTCGCTGCGGACGAGCGCGCGGCCCCGGTCGAGTTCTCGGCGGAGGACACCGACGGTGACGCCGTCTCGGCGGCGGACCTGCGCGGCAAGGTCGTCGTGCTGAACTTCTGGTACGCCGGCTGCCCGCCGTGCCGTGCCGAGGCGAAGTACCTCAACGAGGTCCACGACGACTACGCCGACTCGGACGACGTCGCCTTCATCGGCGTCAACGTCCGCGACGAAGCGGGCACCGCCGCCGCGTTCGAGCGGACCTTCGGCGTGGAGTACCCGACCGTCCTCGACGCACGGACCGGAACCGTGCAGCTCGCGATGTCCGGTCAGGTCGCCCCGAACGCGGTCCCCGCCACCATCGTCCTCGACACGAAGGGCCGGGTCGCGGCGCGGGTGCTCGGCGCCGTCGACGGCACGAGCATCCTGAAGACCCTGGTCAGCGACGAGCTCGACGCGGGTAAGGCCTCCTGA
- the ccsB gene encoding c-type cytochrome biogenesis protein CcsB — protein MSDLTTNLATYSVVLTYSAMSVYVIAFISFALDMAKRSGEVAAAAKAAGTDGADDTATTTAARSGKTVATVRGGTVVLEQIAAPPANGSGASGRGTTFERVGMAMTVLALVLHVGAVVLRGIAADRVPWGNMFEFSLTGTALITLIFLLVQFWQNLKFLGVFISGLTIILLGIATVNYYVPVRPLVPALTSYWLVIHVFVAIAGTGFFALGAGLAIAQLVQTYRQGRSAEQKLRFMATLPNADRLEVLTYRVLLVGFVLWTFTLIAGAIWAQSAWGRYWGWDTKEVWTFIIWVIYAGYIHARATRGWRGARSSWLALIGFAAVMFNFSVVNVFFKGLHSYSGL, from the coding sequence GTGAGCGACTTGACCACGAACCTGGCGACCTACTCGGTCGTGCTGACGTACTCCGCGATGTCGGTCTACGTCATCGCGTTCATCTCGTTCGCGCTGGACATGGCGAAACGATCGGGCGAGGTCGCGGCCGCTGCGAAGGCGGCCGGTACCGACGGCGCCGACGACACGGCGACCACCACGGCCGCCCGGTCCGGCAAGACCGTCGCCACCGTCCGCGGCGGCACGGTCGTCCTCGAGCAGATCGCAGCTCCGCCCGCGAACGGCAGCGGTGCGTCCGGCCGCGGCACCACGTTCGAGCGGGTCGGGATGGCGATGACCGTCCTCGCGCTCGTGCTGCACGTCGGAGCGGTGGTGCTGCGCGGGATCGCGGCCGACCGTGTGCCGTGGGGCAACATGTTCGAGTTCTCGCTGACCGGCACGGCGCTCATCACGCTGATCTTCCTGCTCGTGCAGTTCTGGCAGAACCTGAAGTTCCTCGGCGTCTTCATCAGCGGGCTGACGATCATCCTGCTCGGCATCGCGACGGTGAACTACTACGTCCCCGTCCGACCGCTCGTGCCGGCGCTGACGTCCTACTGGCTCGTCATCCACGTGTTCGTCGCCATCGCCGGCACCGGGTTCTTCGCCCTCGGCGCGGGCCTCGCGATCGCACAGCTCGTGCAGACCTACCGGCAGGGCCGCTCGGCCGAACAGAAGCTCCGCTTCATGGCGACGCTGCCGAATGCCGACCGGCTCGAGGTCCTGACCTACCGCGTCCTGCTCGTCGGCTTCGTGCTCTGGACCTTCACGCTCATCGCCGGTGCGATCTGGGCGCAGAGCGCCTGGGGCCGGTACTGGGGCTGGGACACGAAGGAGGTCTGGACCTTCATCATCTGGGTCATCTACGCCGGCTACATCCACGCCCGCGCGACTCGCGGCTGGCGGGGCGCCCGGTCCTCGTGGCTCGCGCTGATCGGCTTCGCCGCGGTCATGTTCAACTTCTCCGTGGTCAACGTCTTCTTCAAGGGGCTGCACAGCTACTCCGGGCTGTGA
- a CDS encoding o-succinylbenzoate synthase: MLPDLADLLADAHVVALPMRVRFRGITTREALVLRGPAGWTEFSPFVEYDDTEAAAWLRAAIDFGWTDHDAAADSVPVNATVPAIAPDAVADLLGRYPGCTTAKVKVAEPGTTLDDDVARVAEVRRVMGPSAAVRVDANGFWSVDRATAALERLAPYDLQYAEQPCATVPELADLRSRTAGLGVRIAADESVRRASDPLAVARAGAADVLVVKAQPLGGITAARSLVAEAGLPCVVSSALDTSVGLGMGAFLAAAAMSPGYAAGLGTAAMFGTDVTTEPLLPVDGRVPVRRTAVSRDLLERNAASPERTAWWRARLERVHAVLAGA, translated from the coding sequence GTGCTCCCCGACCTCGCCGACCTCCTCGCCGACGCGCACGTCGTCGCCCTGCCGATGCGCGTCCGGTTCCGCGGCATCACCACCCGCGAGGCACTGGTGCTCCGCGGACCGGCCGGCTGGACCGAGTTCTCGCCCTTCGTCGAGTACGACGACACCGAGGCCGCGGCCTGGCTCCGGGCCGCGATCGACTTCGGGTGGACCGACCACGACGCTGCCGCCGACTCAGTGCCGGTGAACGCGACCGTCCCGGCGATCGCCCCCGACGCCGTCGCCGACCTGCTCGGGCGCTACCCGGGCTGCACGACCGCGAAGGTCAAGGTCGCCGAACCCGGCACCACGCTCGACGACGACGTCGCACGCGTCGCCGAGGTCCGGCGGGTGATGGGCCCCTCGGCGGCGGTGCGGGTCGACGCCAACGGATTCTGGAGCGTCGACCGAGCCACCGCCGCCCTGGAACGGCTCGCCCCCTACGACCTGCAGTACGCCGAGCAGCCGTGCGCCACCGTGCCGGAGCTCGCGGATCTCCGCTCCCGCACCGCCGGGCTCGGCGTCCGGATCGCCGCCGACGAGAGCGTCCGCCGTGCCTCCGACCCGCTCGCGGTCGCCCGGGCCGGTGCCGCGGACGTGCTCGTGGTCAAGGCGCAGCCGCTCGGCGGCATCACCGCTGCCCGCTCCCTGGTCGCCGAGGCCGGCCTGCCCTGCGTGGTGTCCAGCGCGCTCGACACCTCCGTCGGGCTCGGCATGGGGGCCTTCCTCGCCGCCGCCGCGATGTCGCCGGGCTACGCCGCCGGGCTCGGCACGGCTGCGATGTTCGGTACCGACGTCACGACCGAGCCCCTGCTGCCCGTGGACGGCCGGGTGCCGGTGCGCCGCACCGCGGTGTCCCGTGACCTGCTCGAGCGGAACGCGGCCTCGCCCGAGCGCACGGCGTGGTGGCGGGCACGGCTCGAGCGCGTGCACGCGGTGCTCGCCGGCGCGTAG
- a CDS encoding 1,4-dihydroxy-2-naphthoate polyprenyltransferase, translating into MVVARTKNATQKKGRSGNPAKAAAPQRAKRGATARDWIGGARLRTLTLGVVPVVLGTAVAFVDSTTPGDFGSWIGQDGHLTIALLALAVALFLQVGVNYSNDYSDGVRGTDEFRVGPARLTGAGMAKPRTVLTVALTFFGLAAVAGLVIVVLTQLWWLLLVGAAAIVAAWFYTGGKKPYGYNALGEVFVFVFFGLVAVLGTQFVLIEQVTVSGWAAAIAAGFFACAVLMVNNIRDIDEDTAAGKRTLAVVVGRPVACVLYGLFLMLPYVVLLWFVLLYFRSGFTYFSLLLALPALVIGVTSRKPRELITALQLSSFASLVFGVVLGITLAVQP; encoded by the coding sequence ATGGTCGTGGCACGAACGAAGAACGCGACCCAGAAGAAGGGCCGGTCCGGCAACCCGGCGAAGGCCGCTGCCCCCCAGCGCGCGAAGCGCGGTGCGACGGCCCGCGACTGGATCGGCGGCGCCCGTCTCCGCACGCTGACGCTCGGCGTGGTGCCGGTGGTGCTCGGCACCGCGGTCGCGTTCGTCGACAGCACGACCCCCGGCGACTTCGGCTCGTGGATCGGGCAGGACGGGCACCTCACCATCGCCCTGCTCGCCCTGGCGGTCGCACTGTTCCTGCAGGTCGGCGTGAACTACAGCAACGACTACTCGGACGGCGTCCGGGGCACCGACGAGTTCCGCGTCGGACCGGCACGCCTGACCGGTGCCGGCATGGCGAAGCCGCGGACGGTCCTCACCGTCGCCCTGACCTTCTTCGGACTCGCGGCCGTCGCCGGGCTGGTCATCGTCGTCCTCACCCAGCTGTGGTGGCTGCTGCTCGTCGGTGCCGCCGCCATCGTCGCGGCGTGGTTCTACACCGGCGGCAAGAAGCCGTACGGGTACAACGCCCTCGGCGAGGTCTTCGTGTTCGTCTTCTTCGGACTCGTCGCCGTCCTCGGCACGCAGTTCGTCCTCATCGAGCAGGTGACGGTCAGCGGGTGGGCGGCCGCGATCGCCGCCGGGTTCTTCGCCTGCGCCGTGCTCATGGTGAACAACATCCGCGACATCGACGAGGACACCGCGGCCGGCAAGCGCACGCTCGCGGTCGTGGTCGGCCGACCGGTCGCCTGCGTGCTCTACGGCCTGTTCCTGATGCTGCCGTACGTGGTGCTGCTCTGGTTCGTCCTGCTCTACTTCCGCAGCGGGTTCACGTACTTCTCGCTGCTGCTGGCCCTGCCGGCACTCGTGATCGGGGTGACCTCGCGCAAGCCCCGGGAACTCATCACGGCGCTGCAGCTGTCTTCGTTCGCGTCGCTCGTCTTCGGTGTCGTGCTCGGCATCACCCTGGCCGTCCAGCCCTGA
- a CDS encoding cytochrome c biogenesis protein CcdA: MAVALPVAALAGLVSFLSPCVLPLVPGYLGYVGGVAEGGQRRGRVVLGVLLFILGFTAVFVAYTTVFGALGFWLVRWRDLITQVLGVVVIAMGLVFVGRFTFMQRTLKPGWTPATGLVGAPLLGIVFGLGWTPCLGPTLAAINLLSVQSGSAWQGMWLGVAYCLGLGVPFLLVALGAGWATGAVRAVKRHMRTVNIIGGAILIVIGLLMVTGIWSAIMSSVGAVIQSYVPAI, encoded by the coding sequence ATGGCCGTGGCGCTGCCCGTGGCAGCGCTCGCCGGTCTCGTGTCGTTCCTGTCGCCGTGCGTGCTCCCGCTCGTGCCGGGCTACCTCGGGTACGTCGGGGGCGTCGCCGAGGGCGGGCAGCGGCGGGGGCGGGTCGTGCTCGGCGTGCTGCTCTTCATCCTGGGCTTCACGGCGGTCTTCGTCGCCTACACGACCGTGTTCGGCGCGCTCGGCTTCTGGCTCGTCCGCTGGCGCGACCTCATCACGCAGGTCCTCGGCGTCGTGGTGATCGCGATGGGGCTCGTCTTCGTCGGTCGCTTCACCTTCATGCAGCGCACGCTCAAGCCCGGCTGGACGCCCGCCACGGGCCTGGTCGGAGCCCCGCTGCTCGGCATCGTCTTCGGCCTCGGCTGGACCCCGTGCCTCGGCCCGACACTGGCGGCCATCAACCTGCTCAGCGTGCAGTCCGGCAGCGCCTGGCAGGGCATGTGGCTCGGCGTCGCCTACTGCCTGGGGCTCGGCGTCCCCTTCCTGCTCGTCGCCCTCGGCGCGGGGTGGGCCACCGGCGCCGTGCGTGCCGTGAAGCGCCACATGCGCACCGTCAACATCATCGGAGGAGCGATCCTGATCGTCATCGGTCTGCTCATGGTCACCGGCATCTGGTCGGCCATCATGTCGAGCGTCGGGGCGGTGATCCAGAGCTATGTCCCCGCGATCTGA
- a CDS encoding cytochrome c biogenesis protein ResB translates to MSPRSDDGTDLAADPQRPSDHVDGSGPGDSEIVQPKLGLVGSLRFAWRQLTSMRTALFLLMLLALAAIPGSLVPQRTADPNGVVQYKTEHPTLYPILDKLQVFDTYTSVWFSAIYLLLFVSLIGCILPRTKHHWQALRTRPPRTPARLTRLAGFRSVAVGPDTVADDASTTDAATGLPSVDHAVTRAMAILKRSGYRVERFGDSVSAERGYLRETGNLVFHAALVGVLLAVGVGGGFGYTGQRLLVEGQTFSNVLGSYDSFNPGRWFRQSDLQGYNLTLDKFTTTYEEKNLDALGQALDYSATVTTREQGGEAATSRLGVNSPLHVGGTNVYLLGNGYAMSVTVRDGKGDVAFQDVVPFLPEDSNYTSLGVIKVPDSVPDQLGIQGFFYPTATKKASGAYTSAYPDAQNPLLSLQVYTGDLGLDSGVPQSVYTLDTGGLQQIAGRQADAPSIMLKPGQTKQLPDGAGSITFDGVKRYVSLDVHHDPSSVWVAGFALLSTLGLLTSLFVPRRRVWVKAVPRTGAEHGEYDLEYAGLARGEDPNLERAVADLAHRHLSDLGVRMPQ, encoded by the coding sequence ATGTCCCCGCGATCTGACGACGGCACCGACCTCGCGGCCGACCCGCAGCGGCCGTCCGACCACGTCGACGGCTCCGGGCCGGGCGACTCCGAGATCGTCCAGCCGAAGCTCGGCCTGGTCGGGTCCCTCCGGTTCGCCTGGCGCCAGCTCACGAGCATGCGCACCGCGCTCTTCCTGCTCATGCTGCTCGCGCTCGCGGCGATCCCGGGCTCGCTCGTGCCGCAGCGCACCGCCGACCCGAACGGCGTCGTGCAGTACAAGACCGAGCACCCGACGCTCTACCCGATCCTCGACAAGCTGCAGGTCTTCGACACCTACACGTCGGTGTGGTTCTCCGCGATCTACCTGCTGCTCTTCGTCTCGCTCATCGGCTGCATCCTGCCCCGGACGAAGCACCACTGGCAGGCGCTCCGGACGCGGCCGCCCCGCACACCCGCGCGCCTGACGCGCCTGGCTGGCTTCCGGTCCGTGGCGGTGGGACCGGACACCGTGGCGGACGACGCCAGCACGACGGACGCGGCCACGGGCCTCCCGTCCGTCGACCACGCCGTGACGCGCGCGATGGCCATCCTCAAGCGGTCCGGCTACCGGGTGGAGCGCTTCGGCGACTCGGTCAGCGCAGAGCGCGGCTACCTGCGCGAGACCGGCAACCTCGTGTTCCACGCGGCGCTCGTCGGCGTCCTGCTCGCCGTCGGTGTCGGCGGCGGGTTCGGCTACACGGGGCAGCGGCTGCTCGTCGAGGGGCAGACCTTCTCGAACGTCCTCGGCTCGTACGACTCGTTCAACCCGGGGCGGTGGTTCCGGCAGTCCGACCTGCAGGGCTACAACCTGACGCTCGACAAGTTCACGACGACGTACGAGGAGAAGAACCTCGACGCCCTCGGACAGGCGCTCGACTACTCCGCCACCGTCACCACCCGCGAGCAGGGCGGCGAGGCCGCGACCAGCCGGCTCGGCGTGAACAGCCCGCTGCACGTCGGCGGGACGAACGTCTACCTGCTCGGCAACGGGTACGCTATGTCCGTCACGGTGCGCGACGGCAAGGGCGACGTCGCCTTCCAGGACGTCGTCCCGTTCCTGCCGGAGGACTCGAACTACACCTCGCTCGGCGTCATCAAGGTGCCGGACTCGGTGCCCGACCAGCTCGGTATCCAGGGGTTCTTCTACCCGACGGCGACGAAGAAGGCGTCGGGGGCGTACACGAGCGCCTACCCGGACGCCCAGAACCCGCTGCTGAGCCTGCAGGTCTACACGGGCGACCTCGGCCTCGACAGCGGTGTGCCGCAGAGCGTCTACACGCTCGACACCGGTGGCCTGCAGCAGATCGCCGGCCGCCAGGCGGACGCGCCCTCGATCATGCTGAAGCCCGGGCAGACGAAGCAGCTGCCCGACGGCGCCGGGTCGATCACCTTCGACGGCGTGAAGCGGTACGTCTCGCTCGACGTGCACCACGACCCGTCCTCGGTGTGGGTCGCCGGGTTCGCCCTGCTCTCCACGCTCGGCCTGCTCACGTCGCTGTTCGTGCCGCGCCGCCGCGTGTGGGTGAAGGCGGTGCCCCGGACGGGCGCCGAGCACGGTGAGTACGACCTCGAGTACGCCGGCCTGGCCCGCGGCGAGGACCCGAACCTCGAGCGTGCCGTCGCGGACCTCGCACACCGCCACCTGTCGGACCTCGGCGTTAGGATGCCCCAGTGA